The following nucleotide sequence is from Nitratidesulfovibrio termitidis HI1.
CCCCGTGCTGACCCACGTGGACGAGGGCGCGGCCCTGGCCCGCGCCGAGGGCTGCGACTTCGTGCTGGGCCTTGGCGGGGGCAGCACCATCGACTCCGCCAAATCCATCGCCCTGGCCGCCGCCAACCCCGGCTCATACTGGGACTACATCCAGAGCGGCACCGGCGGGCGCAAGCGGCCCGAACGCCCGGCCCTGCCGGTGGTGGCCATTCCCACCACGGCGGGCACCGGCACGGAAGCCGACCCGTGGACGGTGATCACCCGCGAGGACACCAACGAAAAGATCGGCTGGGGCGACGATTCCACCTACCCCGCGCTGTCCATCGTGGACCCCATGCTGATGGTCAGCGTGCCCCCGGCGGTAACGGCCATGACCGGCATGGACGCCTTCTTCCACGCGGCGGAAGCCTACCTTTCCACGGCGCGCCAGCCCTCCAGCGACCTGCTGGCGCTGGAGGCGGTCAGCCTGATCAGCCAGTTCCTGCCGCAGGCGGTGCAGGACGGAAGTTCGGTGCAGGTGCGCACCATGCTGGCGTGGGCGTCCACGGCGGCGGGGCTGTGCGAGTCGCTGTCGTCGTGCATCTCGCACCACTCGCTGGAACACGCCCTGTCGGCCCACCACCCGACCCTGCCGCACGGCGCGGGGCTGGTCATGCTGTCCCTGCCCTACTTCGAGGTGATGGCCCGCTTCCAGCCCAAGCGCTGCGCCGACCTTGCCGTGACCATGGGCGAGGACATCGAGGGCATGGAACTGCGCGAACAGGGGCTGGCCTTTGTCACGGCGCTGCGCAAGCTCATTGCCGCCGTGGGGCTGGATGGCCTGAAGATGTCCGACTACGGGGTGACCCGCGAGGAGATACCCACCCTGGCTCGCAACGCGCGCGAAACCATGGGCGGGCTGTTCGCCGTCACCCCGGTGGACCTGCGCGAGGATGCGGTGATTGCGATTTTCGAGAAGGCGTACCGGTAAGGGGGGCAGTGGGACGAGGCAGGCTTCCGTAAGCGCGGGCACACTGCGGGCAGAATCCGTCTTTTGCCACCGGGCGGCGTTGGCCCGGCTTTTTTGATGCTCACGTACAGAAGTACAGCTGTGCTTTCGCCATCCGTAAGACTCGCGCGCTACGCTCGCCTAACGGCTGCCGATCTCCGCTCAAAAAAGCCGTGCCGCCTTGTCCGGCGGGCAAAACTCGTAATTCCTTGCATTGCGCCCGCACACGCCCCCGCGACGGAAGACCGTCGCGGGATAAAAGGAAAAAAGCATTTCAACTGAAGCATAAAGCCGAATGCTGGCGAAGCCCTATGCTGCGTGTCCGCGGCCTCACGTCCCACTCCACCCCAACCGCAATTTCCTGCAATACCCCACTGGCGAAACCCGGCAGACTTCACCTACAGGCACGGTTCCCCCTTTCTTACCCGCACATCCCCACCGAACCGCCCGCGCACAACCTAACATCCCGAACAACCACGGACCCGGCATGCGACAGCCCCTCGAAAACGTGCGCTACTGGCGCAGCAACGACCTGGATGGCCTGGAAACCAACCGGGTGCTCCGCAGCGCGCACACCTTCCCCAAGCACACCCACGACCAGTACGCCGTGGGCCTGATGGAGGAAGGGGCCAACTACTGCCATGGCCGCGCCCGGCGCAGCTCCGTGGTGGTGGGCGGGCAGATATGCCTGTTCAACCCCGGCGAGGTGCACAGCGGCGAGCCGGAACGCGGCGTGCCCGCCACCTACCGCATGTTCTACGCAGACCCGCACTGGCTGCATCGCGTGGCCGTGGAACTGGGCGGACGCGACGCAGGCCCGCCCGACTTCCGTAGCCTTATCGTACCCGATGCCGACGTGCTGCGCGCCTTTCTGCGCCTAAGTGATCTGGTGGCCGAAGGCGCGGAACTGCTGGCCCGCCAGTCGGCCATGGTGGGCGCGTTCTCGCTGGTGCTGGCCCGCCACGGCGGGGTACGGCCCGAAGCCGTGACCGCCCGCGACGGCAACGTGGCCGTGCGCAGGGTGCGCGCCTACCTTGCCGAACGGATGGCGCACAGGGTCTCGCTGGAAGACCTGGCCGAAACCACCGGCCTCAGCCGGTTCCACATGCTGCGGGTGTTCCGCGACGCCACGGGCATGACCCCGCACGCCTACCACACCCAGTTGCGCGTGGACCGCGCAAAGCTGCTGCTGCGCCGGGGCTGGGCCATGGCCGACGCCGCGCAGGAAACAGGCTTCGTGGACCAGAGCCACTTTGCCAACACCTTCCGCCGCTACGTGGGGGCCACGCCGGGGCAGTACCTGTCGCGCTGAGACGCGCCTGCCGCCAGTTCCTCCGGCCATCCTGCTGGAAACGGCCCGGACTGACACCCCGCCGCACACGGCATCCGCACGCGCCCATCTTCGCCATCCCCGCCTGCCCTTTCCCCTGACGTCACCGCAATTTCTTGCAAAAACTCCGTGCAAGACGCACCGCCTTGCAACGCGGTACACCCGGCGCACACCATAACTCACGGAGACGCCTTCATGTCCGATGCAGTATCCTGCGCCACAACCGACCCAACCATCCCCGACACCACCGGGGCTCCCGACCTTTCGAACCCTACCCCCGACCTTTCCGGCCATGCCCCCGCCCGTGCCTCGCTGCTGCTGCCCGCGCTGGCGGCCTTGGGCGCGGTAACCCTGTGGGGCCTGTCCTTTCCGGCCATGAAGGTGGCCGTGCAGGCCCTTGGCCCCATGCCGCTGATGTGGGCGCGCATGATGGTGGCCATGGCGCTGCTGGCGCCCTTCACCGCCCGGCTGTTCCCGTCCCGCGCCATGGCCGTGGCTCCTTCCGGCACGCAGGTGCGGCGGGGTTTCTGGAGCGGCGTACCCCGGCGGCACAAGCTGCTGCTTCTGCCCACGGTTCTGCTGCAACCCTGCCTGTATTTTCTGTGCGAATCCAATGCGATG
It contains:
- a CDS encoding iron-containing alcohol dehydrogenase, with protein sequence MLDFTFHMPTRIIFGAGRLAELGRTRLPGRKALVVVSAGGSMRRTGHLDKVLALLGQNGCATVTFDNIQPNPVLTHVDEGAALARAEGCDFVLGLGGGSTIDSAKSIALAAANPGSYWDYIQSGTGGRKRPERPALPVVAIPTTAGTGTEADPWTVITREDTNEKIGWGDDSTYPALSIVDPMLMVSVPPAVTAMTGMDAFFHAAEAYLSTARQPSSDLLALEAVSLISQFLPQAVQDGSSVQVRTMLAWASTAAGLCESLSSCISHHSLEHALSAHHPTLPHGAGLVMLSLPYFEVMARFQPKRCADLAVTMGEDIEGMELREQGLAFVTALRKLIAAVGLDGLKMSDYGVTREEIPTLARNARETMGGLFAVTPVDLREDAVIAIFEKAYR
- a CDS encoding AraC family transcriptional regulator codes for the protein MRQPLENVRYWRSNDLDGLETNRVLRSAHTFPKHTHDQYAVGLMEEGANYCHGRARRSSVVVGGQICLFNPGEVHSGEPERGVPATYRMFYADPHWLHRVAVELGGRDAGPPDFRSLIVPDADVLRAFLRLSDLVAEGAELLARQSAMVGAFSLVLARHGGVRPEAVTARDGNVAVRRVRAYLAERMAHRVSLEDLAETTGLSRFHMLRVFRDATGMTPHAYHTQLRVDRAKLLLRRGWAMADAAQETGFVDQSHFANTFRRYVGATPGQYLSR